One part of the Microbulbifer sp. THAF38 genome encodes these proteins:
- a CDS encoding VacB/RNase II family 3'-5' exoribonuclease: MLNADALKQLSQLKTDIRSSKEFAEGRVRGSNGKFGFVELEDGREAFLPPNEMERVFPGDRVRVSLSEEKKGKLSAELDTLIDSQLDYLVGQYVQRGQGHFIQPSQNGLSRWIFLPPKARGKAQPGEFIACKINRHPFKDGRAQAKVETVIGKPDIPGIEHAYVVAQFKLPEQFGQAAEAQAKEISAQLTSVIAERQDLSELGFATIDAESTRDMDDALAVSIRDGGWTLHIAIADPSSVIEAGSALDKEALARAHSQYLPGETLPMLPRNLCEDLFSLVPGELRPALVVHIDINSDGSLGESRYEYAAISSQHKLSYIQVSQFIEGDESAVPEEQKQSLRNLAAVYEARSAYRASHSLAMEDRPDYEIHLDDKRKIARIEKQERNVAQRMVEEAMLATNISIGGKLAELQQGCFSVHLGFREERMGEVRSLLKELLPEHAEKDLSELPHYLALVKHLESHEDAQMQNLLAVLKRMLRPGQLDNKAGAHLGLGLESYATVTSPIRKYNDLHNHRVLRAALQDDTAVAMSDEQIESLQESLIRGRQANRALEQWLYTQFMQDKVGQEFTGKITLVNGAGLGVRLDEFGIDGFVRLNGDKKNLPNFDGKHLTLTYNEQSFQLEQAIKVKVSSVDIDKRRISLELLQESSPGDTAADK; the protein is encoded by the coding sequence ATGCTGAATGCCGACGCTCTGAAACAACTTTCACAACTGAAAACAGATATTCGCTCCAGTAAGGAGTTTGCCGAGGGCCGGGTTCGCGGCAGCAACGGCAAATTTGGCTTTGTGGAGCTGGAGGATGGACGCGAGGCTTTTTTGCCTCCCAATGAGATGGAACGGGTTTTCCCCGGTGATCGTGTTCGCGTCAGCCTCAGCGAGGAAAAGAAGGGCAAGCTCAGCGCTGAGTTGGATACCCTGATCGACAGCCAGCTGGATTATCTGGTGGGGCAATATGTACAGCGGGGCCAAGGGCATTTTATCCAGCCCAGCCAAAATGGCCTGTCGCGCTGGATCTTCCTGCCACCCAAGGCCCGTGGCAAGGCCCAGCCCGGCGAGTTTATCGCCTGCAAAATCAATCGACACCCTTTTAAAGATGGCCGCGCCCAGGCAAAAGTGGAAACGGTCATTGGCAAACCCGATATCCCCGGTATCGAGCATGCCTATGTGGTCGCGCAATTCAAATTGCCCGAGCAGTTTGGCCAGGCAGCAGAAGCCCAGGCAAAGGAAATCAGCGCGCAACTCACTTCAGTGATCGCTGAGCGCCAGGATCTGTCCGAGTTGGGTTTTGCCACTATCGATGCGGAAAGCACCCGCGATATGGATGACGCTCTCGCCGTCAGCATCCGCGACGGCGGCTGGACCCTGCATATCGCCATCGCCGACCCCTCCAGTGTGATTGAGGCCGGCAGCGCCCTGGACAAAGAGGCCCTCGCACGCGCTCACAGCCAATACCTGCCTGGTGAAACCCTGCCGATGCTACCGCGCAACCTGTGTGAAGACCTATTCTCCCTGGTACCTGGAGAACTGCGCCCAGCCCTGGTGGTTCATATCGATATCAACAGCGATGGCAGCCTGGGCGAAAGCCGCTACGAATATGCCGCGATCAGCTCCCAGCACAAACTGAGCTACATCCAGGTGAGCCAGTTTATCGAGGGCGACGAATCCGCTGTACCGGAAGAGCAGAAACAGAGCCTGCGCAACCTGGCTGCCGTTTATGAAGCCCGCTCTGCTTATCGCGCAAGTCACTCCCTGGCGATGGAAGACCGCCCTGACTACGAAATTCACCTCGATGACAAGCGCAAGATCGCACGTATCGAAAAGCAGGAGCGCAATGTTGCTCAGCGCATGGTGGAAGAAGCCATGCTCGCTACCAATATCAGCATCGGCGGCAAACTGGCAGAGCTGCAACAGGGCTGTTTCTCGGTACACCTGGGCTTCCGTGAGGAGCGCATGGGTGAAGTCCGCAGCCTCCTTAAGGAGTTACTGCCCGAGCATGCAGAGAAAGACCTCAGCGAGCTGCCGCATTACCTGGCCCTGGTTAAGCACCTTGAAAGCCATGAAGATGCTCAGATGCAAAACCTGCTGGCGGTACTGAAGCGTATGCTGCGTCCCGGCCAGCTAGACAATAAAGCTGGGGCACACCTGGGCCTGGGTCTCGAATCCTACGCTACCGTGACCTCTCCTATCCGCAAGTACAATGACCTGCACAACCACCGGGTATTGCGTGCCGCCCTACAGGATGACACTGCCGTGGCGATGAGCGATGAGCAGATCGAATCCCTGCAGGAGAGCCTGATCCGCGGCCGCCAGGCCAATCGCGCTCTCGAGCAATGGCTTTACACCCAATTTATGCAGGACAAAGTTGGACAAGAGTTCACTGGCAAGATCACCCTGGTCAATGGTGCCGGACTCGGTGTGCGCCTGGATGAATTTGGTATCGATGGGTTTGTTCGCCTAAACGGGGATAAAAAGAACCTACCGAATTTTGACGGCAAGCACCTGACCCTCACTTACAACGAGCAAAGCTTCCAGCTAGAACAGGCTATCAAGGTCAAAGTTTCCTCTGTAGATATCGACAAGCGTCGCATTTCTCTCGAGCTTTTACAGGAGAGTTCGCCAGGCGACACAGCTGCAGATAAATAA
- a CDS encoding Glu/Leu/Phe/Val dehydrogenase dimerization domain-containing protein, giving the protein MSIFSHSAYDKHEQVAFYQDAKSGLKAIIAVHNTNLGPSLGGCRMWPYADDGEALNDVLRLSRGMTYKSAMAGLKLGGGKSVIIGDPRKEKTPELLRAMGEFINTLGGRYITAEDSGTSVADMSIIGETTEYVSGLFAGSEYGGDPSPSTAYGVFVGLKAAVEHRWGKTDLTGLKVSIQGVGNVGFRLGKLLKDAGAELFVTDIFQDNIDRAVTELGAIAVTADEIFDLDVDLFAPCAMGAILNDDTISRLKVGAVAGAANNQLAEERHAAALREKGILYAPDYVINAGGIIDVYYQQKGDYDAAEVRAHIEEIGSTMKEVFERADETGETTAHVADRIAEERFGHHSVTGDTENKSGTVAA; this is encoded by the coding sequence ATGAGTATTTTTTCCCATTCCGCCTACGATAAACACGAACAAGTGGCGTTTTACCAAGATGCTAAGAGTGGTCTCAAGGCAATTATCGCGGTACACAATACGAATTTAGGTCCCTCCCTGGGTGGCTGCCGCATGTGGCCATACGCCGATGACGGCGAGGCTTTGAATGATGTTCTGCGCCTGTCCCGTGGGATGACCTACAAGTCCGCTATGGCAGGTTTGAAGCTGGGCGGCGGTAAATCAGTCATTATCGGCGATCCTCGCAAGGAAAAGACTCCCGAGCTATTGCGCGCTATGGGCGAGTTCATCAACACCCTGGGCGGCCGCTATATCACCGCAGAGGACTCCGGTACCAGTGTTGCCGATATGAGCATTATCGGTGAGACCACCGAATACGTATCCGGCCTGTTTGCGGGCTCTGAATACGGCGGTGACCCTTCTCCCTCCACGGCATACGGTGTGTTTGTCGGCCTCAAGGCTGCTGTCGAGCACCGCTGGGGCAAAACAGACCTCACAGGCTTGAAAGTTTCTATCCAGGGCGTTGGTAACGTGGGCTTTCGCCTGGGCAAACTACTGAAAGATGCCGGTGCTGAGCTGTTTGTCACCGATATTTTCCAAGATAACATCGACCGTGCAGTAACCGAGTTGGGTGCTATTGCCGTTACCGCCGATGAAATTTTCGATCTGGATGTGGATCTGTTTGCCCCATGCGCGATGGGTGCCATCCTCAATGACGACACCATTTCCCGCCTGAAAGTGGGCGCTGTGGCTGGTGCAGCCAATAACCAGCTGGCTGAGGAGCGCCATGCAGCTGCTCTGCGCGAGAAAGGTATTTTGTATGCGCCGGATTACGTGATCAACGCCGGTGGTATTATCGACGTTTACTACCAGCAAAAGGGTGACTACGACGCCGCAGAGGTGCGTGCCCATATCGAAGAGATCGGCAGCACCATGAAAGAAGTGTTTGAGCGCGCGGATGAGACCGGTGAGACCACAGCGCATGTGGCCGACCGTATCGCTGAAGAGCGCTTTGGACACCACTCCGTGACCGGTGATACGGAAAACAAGTCCGGCACTGTGGCAGCATAA
- a CDS encoding pitrilysin family protein, with the protein MDLRPVFFSIVIATAGLAGCDQSTDNTPHALSVDKEAAASSKNAAIDKKAFVPPPQLDIPFHKEVLPNGLTVIVHEDRKAPVVSTNIWYKVGSKDEPKGKTGFAHLFEHLMFNGSENYPGEYFEPFQRSGATDMNGTTSNDRTNYFATVPKGALDMALWMESDRMGHFQGAITQEVLDEQRGVVKNEKRQGENAPYGKAFDIIAKSTFPADHPYSWTPIGSMEDLDNASLEDVKKWFADHYQPANATLVIAGDISVDEAMAKARKYFADIPSTKVQPRIKNWELPSQVKKREVVYDQVPQTRIYKVWNVPAVGSEEEHALELMTSLLANRKNSLLYRRLVRDEKVATSVSAFYYGRQLAGQLIIVVDVKPGQSVDRVEKLLNKELQQFAKNGVSAEELRRVKQGEFADLVKGLEKTGGFGGKSDILARSEFYYDDPGALLKGVEDYAKVSAREVQDVAEQWLKDDSYTLIIEPQQQYTAATVGADRSKLPEVDKNVELELPKQQNFTLKNGLRVVLAERHDTPVVLMNLQFRSGASADKNKPGLASVAAQMLNEGAGNLDSLEFSARAEELGVSIGGGSGLDYNSISMSALKSQLKPSLELFAKVVTEPRFPESDLERVKSNRLDAIAQEKAQPQGLALRELPPLLFGSEHPYGAPLTGSGTPEGIKSITREDLVNFQKTWVRPDNATLTIVGDVTEKEIEPLLNETLGGWKAPKQALPKIEVAKVTRPEKARVYLLDRPGAQQSYIMAGLVMPPWQPKGAEAFEAMANTIAGKFTSRVNMNLREDKHWSYGARAVSMDTEGQRPYILFAPVQTDKTAPAIQELIKEYREYLADRPITEKELEDYRNDEVLKQSARFQTKGQLLSSINWQVEKGLPEDYIAEYPQRVAALKKEQVEASAQEFLAPDQFTWVIVGDLDKIKGEVEALDIGPVEVLPAKD; encoded by the coding sequence ATGGACTTGCGTCCAGTGTTCTTCAGTATCGTTATCGCTACTGCCGGTCTCGCCGGCTGTGACCAGTCTACGGACAATACGCCCCACGCTCTTTCTGTGGACAAGGAAGCCGCTGCAAGTAGTAAAAATGCGGCTATTGATAAGAAAGCTTTCGTACCGCCCCCTCAACTGGATATCCCGTTTCACAAGGAAGTTCTCCCCAACGGACTGACTGTGATTGTGCACGAGGATCGCAAGGCTCCGGTTGTCTCTACCAATATCTGGTACAAAGTGGGTTCCAAAGACGAGCCGAAAGGTAAAACCGGCTTTGCGCACCTGTTTGAACACTTGATGTTCAACGGTAGTGAGAACTACCCCGGTGAATACTTCGAACCTTTCCAGCGCTCCGGTGCCACCGATATGAACGGCACCACTAGTAACGACCGTACCAATTACTTTGCCACCGTCCCCAAGGGTGCTCTGGATATGGCCCTATGGATGGAGTCTGACCGGATGGGTCATTTCCAGGGCGCCATCACCCAGGAAGTACTCGATGAGCAGCGCGGGGTGGTAAAAAACGAGAAGCGCCAGGGTGAAAATGCGCCCTACGGTAAGGCTTTCGACATCATTGCCAAAAGTACCTTCCCGGCGGATCACCCCTATTCATGGACGCCTATCGGCTCTATGGAAGACCTGGACAATGCCAGTCTCGAAGACGTTAAAAAGTGGTTTGCGGATCACTATCAACCGGCCAACGCCACCTTGGTGATCGCCGGTGATATCAGCGTCGATGAAGCGATGGCCAAAGCGCGCAAATATTTCGCGGATATTCCCAGTACCAAGGTGCAACCTCGCATCAAAAACTGGGAGTTGCCTTCCCAGGTGAAAAAACGGGAGGTCGTATACGATCAGGTGCCGCAAACCCGTATTTATAAGGTCTGGAATGTGCCGGCAGTGGGCAGCGAGGAAGAGCATGCGCTGGAGTTGATGACTTCCCTGCTGGCAAACCGCAAAAACTCTCTGCTATATCGCCGCTTGGTTCGAGATGAAAAAGTGGCCACCAGTGTGAGTGCTTTTTACTACGGCCGCCAGTTGGCTGGGCAGCTGATTATTGTGGTGGATGTAAAACCGGGTCAGTCTGTCGATAGAGTTGAAAAACTTTTAAATAAGGAATTGCAGCAATTTGCCAAAAACGGCGTCAGTGCAGAAGAGCTGCGCCGGGTAAAGCAGGGCGAGTTTGCCGACCTGGTTAAAGGCCTGGAAAAAACCGGTGGTTTTGGGGGGAAAAGCGATATTCTGGCCCGCTCGGAATTTTATTACGATGATCCCGGCGCATTGCTGAAAGGCGTCGAAGACTATGCCAAGGTTTCAGCCCGCGAGGTGCAGGACGTCGCCGAGCAGTGGCTTAAGGATGACTCTTATACCTTGATTATCGAGCCCCAGCAGCAGTACACCGCGGCAACAGTGGGTGCGGATCGCAGTAAGCTGCCGGAGGTCGATAAAAATGTAGAGCTGGAATTGCCCAAACAGCAGAATTTCACTCTAAAAAATGGACTCCGGGTGGTTCTGGCTGAGCGCCACGATACACCAGTTGTACTGATGAATTTGCAGTTTCGCAGTGGCGCCTCCGCAGATAAAAACAAACCCGGACTCGCTTCAGTGGCCGCACAGATGCTGAATGAAGGCGCCGGAAACCTGGACAGCCTCGAGTTCAGTGCCAGGGCCGAGGAACTGGGAGTTAGTATCGGAGGAGGTAGCGGTCTGGATTACAACTCTATCAGCATGAGTGCTCTCAAGTCGCAACTGAAACCCTCCCTGGAGCTATTTGCCAAGGTGGTGACAGAGCCCCGCTTCCCTGAATCCGATCTCGAGCGGGTAAAGTCCAATCGCTTGGATGCCATTGCCCAGGAAAAGGCGCAGCCGCAAGGGCTGGCTCTGCGCGAGTTACCGCCACTGCTCTTTGGTAGCGAGCATCCTTACGGTGCCCCTTTGACCGGCTCAGGCACACCTGAGGGCATTAAGTCGATCACTCGCGAAGACCTGGTGAACTTCCAAAAGACCTGGGTGCGCCCGGATAACGCCACGCTCACCATCGTTGGTGACGTGACAGAAAAAGAGATTGAGCCGCTGCTGAATGAAACTCTGGGTGGCTGGAAGGCTCCTAAGCAGGCGCTACCAAAGATTGAAGTGGCCAAGGTGACGCGCCCTGAAAAGGCCAGGGTTTATCTCCTGGACCGCCCCGGCGCTCAGCAGAGTTATATTATGGCCGGGCTGGTGATGCCGCCCTGGCAGCCAAAGGGGGCGGAAGCCTTTGAGGCAATGGCAAATACGATTGCCGGCAAGTTTACCTCCCGGGTAAATATGAATCTGCGCGAGGATAAGCATTGGTCTTATGGTGCCCGTGCGGTTTCCATGGATACCGAAGGCCAGCGACCTTACATTCTATTTGCCCCGGTTCAGACCGATAAAACGGCCCCTGCAATCCAAGAGTTGATCAAAGAATATCGAGAATATTTGGCTGATCGGCCGATCACAGAAAAGGAGCTGGAGGACTACCGAAACGATGAAGTGCTTAAACAGAGCGCTCGTTTCCAAACCAAGGGGCAGCTGCTCTCCAGTATAAACTGGCAGGTGGAAAAAGGATTGCCAGAAGATTACATCGCCGAATATCCCCAGCGGGTTGCGGCGCTGAAGAAAGAGCAGGTTGAGGCCTCGGCACAGGAGTTTCTCGCTCCAGATCAATTTACCTGGGTCATTGTTGGTGATCTGGACAAGATTAAAGGAGAGGTTGAAGCCCTGGATATCGGCCCGGTGGAGGTTTTACCCGCTAAAGATTAA
- a CDS encoding glutathione S-transferase family protein codes for MKIYEFASAPNCRRVRMYLAEKSIEVEFSHVDIAKGENLSPEYRSKDINKKVPLLELDDGTYISESVAIQRYFEELHPEPALFGRDAKEKALVEMWNRRADFNLMFPVGMCFQHVSGFFKDRMNVYPEFGEDSGKRAIKFMGILNDHFSDHEYLAGDYFSVADISMVCSLDFGKVQNLRPDAEKHPHLIRWREQLKQRPSFKA; via the coding sequence ATGAAAATCTATGAGTTTGCAAGCGCTCCCAATTGTCGTCGAGTTCGCATGTATCTTGCGGAAAAAAGCATCGAAGTGGAATTTTCCCATGTAGATATCGCCAAGGGCGAAAACCTCAGCCCCGAATATCGCAGCAAAGATATCAACAAAAAAGTCCCTTTATTAGAATTGGATGATGGCACTTATATCTCAGAATCTGTAGCCATCCAGCGTTACTTCGAAGAACTACACCCAGAACCGGCACTGTTTGGCCGCGATGCAAAAGAAAAAGCGCTGGTGGAAATGTGGAATCGCCGTGCCGACTTCAACTTAATGTTCCCAGTGGGCATGTGCTTCCAACATGTATCAGGCTTTTTCAAAGACCGCATGAATGTCTACCCGGAGTTTGGCGAGGATTCCGGTAAGCGCGCAATAAAGTTTATGGGCATCCTCAATGATCACTTCTCGGATCATGAATATCTGGCAGGTGACTATTTTTCTGTAGCGGATATCAGCATGGTTTGCAGCCTGGATTTTGGTAAAGTGCAAAACCTACGCCCGGATGCCGAAAAGCACCCCCACCTGATACGCTGGCGTGAGCAACTCAAGCAACGCCCGAGCTTTAAAGCCTAA
- a CDS encoding amidohydrolase family protein translates to MTTSSKRDCFFRRTVTALAVFVGLFCQQVSAEEMAIYAGKLFNSSNGKLLENRTIHIVDGRIESVQKGFAKRESEILIDLRNFTVLPGLMDMHSHLTYEFGPRAYMESYTWNAADFTLRGVDAANRTLQAGFTTIRNLGDHDNVTVSLRHAIEAGTIEGPRIYTAGKSIATTGGHADPTNGRRHDLVGNPGPADGVVDGPISARKAIRQRYKDGADLIKITATGGVLSVAKSGQNPQFMQDELEAIVSTAKDYGFTVAVHAHGKEGMIRAIRAGVDSIEHGTYMDEEVMDLMRRNNTWFVPTLMAGEWVTEKSAIDGFLPEIVRPKAATMGPLMQETFSKAYKRGVKIAFGTDTGVTRHGENAREFALMVQGGMTPADAIRSATWNAAQLLQIQDELGSISEGKLADIIAVAGNPLEDISELQRVQFVMKEGKIFKYPSEPAVEVFLEHEENG, encoded by the coding sequence ATGACAACAAGTTCCAAGAGAGACTGCTTCTTTCGCCGCACTGTCACGGCCTTGGCTGTTTTTGTAGGCCTGTTTTGTCAGCAAGTTTCGGCTGAGGAAATGGCCATCTATGCGGGCAAACTCTTCAATAGCAGCAATGGTAAATTGTTAGAGAACCGTACCATTCATATCGTGGATGGTCGTATCGAGTCGGTGCAAAAAGGATTTGCCAAGCGGGAGAGTGAAATTCTCATTGATTTGCGCAATTTCACTGTGCTTCCTGGGCTGATGGATATGCATAGCCACCTGACCTATGAGTTTGGTCCTCGCGCTTACATGGAATCCTATACCTGGAATGCGGCAGACTTCACCCTTCGCGGTGTCGATGCGGCTAACCGTACTCTGCAGGCGGGTTTTACTACCATTCGTAATTTGGGTGATCACGATAATGTCACCGTCAGTCTGCGCCATGCGATTGAGGCCGGCACTATTGAAGGCCCGAGGATTTACACTGCGGGAAAATCCATTGCAACCACGGGTGGTCACGCCGACCCCACTAATGGCCGTCGCCATGATCTGGTGGGAAATCCCGGCCCGGCTGATGGCGTTGTGGATGGGCCTATTTCTGCGCGTAAGGCGATTCGCCAGCGCTATAAGGATGGTGCCGATCTGATCAAAATCACCGCGACCGGCGGAGTATTGAGCGTTGCGAAAAGTGGGCAAAATCCACAATTTATGCAAGATGAGTTGGAGGCAATTGTCTCCACCGCCAAGGATTATGGTTTTACCGTAGCGGTACACGCTCATGGTAAGGAAGGCATGATTCGGGCTATTCGCGCCGGCGTGGATTCCATTGAGCATGGTACTTATATGGATGAAGAGGTGATGGACTTAATGCGCCGCAACAACACCTGGTTTGTTCCGACCCTGATGGCTGGGGAGTGGGTAACCGAGAAATCTGCGATCGATGGCTTTTTGCCGGAAATAGTGCGCCCCAAGGCTGCCACCATGGGGCCTTTGATGCAGGAGACTTTTTCCAAGGCCTATAAACGCGGAGTTAAAATTGCTTTTGGGACCGATACCGGCGTGACCCGGCACGGGGAGAATGCGAGGGAATTTGCTTTGATGGTGCAGGGCGGTATGACTCCTGCTGATGCTATTCGCTCTGCAACCTGGAATGCCGCACAATTGCTACAAATCCAAGATGAGCTTGGCAGTATCAGTGAGGGCAAGCTCGCAGATATTATTGCAGTCGCGGGCAATCCTCTGGAGGATATCTCCGAATTGCAACGAGTGCAGTTTGTGATGAAGGAAGGCAAGATTTTCAAATACCCCAGTGAGCCGGCCGTGGAGGTATTTCTGGAGCATGAGGAGAATGGCTGA